From Paenarthrobacter sp. A20:
TGACCTTGTGCTCGATGCCCTGACGGCTGCGGGCTGGCAGCTGGATGCTGATGCGGCCCCCGTTAAACGCCGTGGGACTGAACGGGCTGTCATCACGGGGACATCGGGCCTGCATGTGGTCAAGCGGCCCGTGGAGCAGGCCAACATCATTATGGGTTGCCCCACGATCGTTGCGACGGATGACCGCCGTTTCGTCATGAGCGTGCTCAACGCTGTCCTGGGCGGAGGCATGTCCTCCAGGCTGTTCCAGGAGATCCGCGAGAAGCGTGGCCTGGTGTACTCCACGTACTCCTTCACGGCCGCCTACGCTGATGCCGGATACTTCGGCATGTACGCCGGTTGCACCCCTTCCAAGGTCCGCCAGGTGCTGGAGCTCCTGGGCGTTGAGCTGGAGAAGCTGGCCAAGGATGGCATTACCGAGGAAGAACTCCGCAAGGCAGTGGGACAGCTCAGCGGTGGAATTGTCCTGGCGCTCGAGGACACGGGTTCACGGATGTCACGGCTGGGCCGGGCCGAGCTCGTGTCCGGAGAATTCCAGGACATCGACGAGACCCTTGCCCGGATCCAGGCCGTCACGGTGCAGGAAGTGCAGGACCTGGCCCGAGAGCTCGCAGCGGCGCCCCGCACCATCACCGTCGTCGGTCCGTTCGAGGAAACCGAGACGTTCGGGCTCTAAGTCTCTGGACTCCCGCACTGTCAGCAGGGCAGCATGATCACACGGTGATGATGCTGCCCTGACTACTTTGGAGACGTGATGGATCTGCCCTCAAGCGGCCAAGCTGCGGAGATGCTGCACGGCTTCATCGGTCACTGGCGGGGTATCACGGAGATAGCGGCCTCGCCGTGGGGGATTGCCCGGACAGCCGACGCCGAGGTGGTATTCACCAGGGCCGCCGGAGGGTACGCCGTGGTCCAGAGCTACAGGCACCGCGAAGCTGACGGCGCGCATTTTGAGGGGCACGGCATGTTCACGGTGGACCGGGACCACGGAGACACCCTGTGGTACTACGTGGACAGCATGGGCCGGCCGCCTGCCAGCCCCGTTCGGGGAACGTGGAACGCAGGTACGTTGACCCTGGATCGGCGAACAGCCGACGGTGTTGCCAGGCACACCTTCCGCGTCGAAGATGGCGTCCTGGTGCACACAGCCGACCTCCGGCTCGAAGGGACAGCAGACTTCAGCCCCTTGTTGAAGAGCGTGTTCAGGAAGGCCTGAGCCTCAGCCGCCGGCGAAAGGCGGCAGGACATCGATGATGTCCTGCGCACCGAGCGGAGCCGAACGGTCCCGCACGGCCACCTCATTGCGGAGGAAGCTGCTGCGCGCCACGATGCGGTCCAGCGGTGGTGTTCCTTCCGGAGGCAGCGGACGCTCGACGGCGAGGGCAGCTTCCAGCAGCGCCTCCAGGCTGGATCCTTCCGGGAGGACATGATGTTCTTCTTCCACCCCGGCGGCCGCGCGCGCGGCAGCGAAGTAACGGACAAGCAAGGGTTCAGCCTCCGATTGCGCTCATGCTGCGGTCCGGCTGGACGAAGTCCGCTGCGCCGAGACCAGTGTGGTCCATGCCGTGGGCCTTGGGCTTGACCCACATGGCATCCTGCCACCGCTCCGCAAGCTCATCGTCCGTGGCACCTTCACGAAGCAGGCCCAGGAGGTCGAACTCTTCGCGGGAGAAGAGGCAGCTCATGATCTTGCCCTCGGCAGTGATGCGAGTCCGGCGGCAGTCCGAACAGAACGGCTCGGTGACCGAGGCGATGATGCCAACTGTACCGAGGACCGGGCCCTCGGCTTCACCGGAAGCGGAGTCCCGGCGTCGTACTTCGAAGCGTTCTGCCGGGGCGCCGTCCCGTTCGCGGGGGTCCTGGCCCAACACGAAGTCGCGGGACAGCAGATCGCGGATCTCCGCTGCCGTGATCATGTTGCGCCGGGTCCACCCATGATCGGCGTCCAAAGGCATCTGTTCGATGAAGCGAAGCTCGTAGCCGCGACCCAAGGCCCATGCCAGCAGGTCCGGTGATTCGGCGTCGTTGATCCCGCGCATCAGCACGGCATTTAGTTTGACCGGACCCAGGCCGGCTGCCCAAGCGGCATCGACGCCGGCCAGGACACGATCCAGGAAGGGACGGCGGGTGAGTTTGGTGAAGGTCTCCTCGTGCAGGGAGTCGAGCGAGACGTTGATCCGGGTGAGGCCCGCTGCCTTCAGCGCCGCTGCCTTCTTATCCAGACCCACACCATTGGTGGTCATGGAGATGGGGAGTTCCGGGTGGTCGCTCCGAAGACCGGAAATAATGTCCACCAGGTCAGCACGGACCAAGGGCTCGCCGCCTGTGAGACGGAGTTCCCGCACACCCAGGGCGTTGACGCCGATCCGGACGATACGAATGATTTCGTCCTTGGTCATCACGGCGGTTTTCGAGAGCCATTCCAGTCCCTCGGCCGGCATGCAATAGGTACAGCGCAGATTGCATTTGTCCGTCAGGGACAGGCGCATATCCGTAGCCCGCCTGCCATAGCGGTCCCACAAACCTGCAGGCGTGCCTGTGGGACGCGGCGGCGGGACCGCGACGCCAGTTTCCTTGTTTCCTGCGGCAACGCCCGAAGGGGGCACCGGCATGCCCAGCTGAACACTCATAAATTCAGGCTACGCCACCCTGGCAGGATAAGTGACACCGGTAACAGTCACACAGTTCTTACGGATTCCATACACTTGCGTCCCGGACGCCCGGATCGCGTGCCGGTCACCGTTGGCAAACCTATGCTGAAAGCGTGAGCACATCAACGACACCACCAGCGGAACCAGGAAACCGCCGGATCCTCCTGGTCGAAGACGAGGAGACCATCGCTGCCGTCGTGCGCGACTACCTGCTTCAGGCAGGGTTCCAGGTTGATATGGCAGGGGACGGCTTCACCGCACTCAAGGTCGCTGCATCGCGTCAACCCGACCTGGTGATCCTGGACCGCATGCTGCCCGGACTGGACGGCGTTGAGGTGTGTCGCCGGCTCCGCCAAACCATGAGCGTACCGGTGATCATGGTGACGGCGTTGGGCACCGAAGACGACCGGATCCTCGG
This genomic window contains:
- a CDS encoding MoaD/ThiS family protein translates to MLVRYFAAARAAAGVEEEHHVLPEGSSLEALLEAALAVERPLPPEGTPPLDRIVARSSFLRNEVAVRDRSAPLGAQDIIDVLPPFAGG
- the moaA gene encoding GTP 3',8-cyclase MoaA — its product is MSVQLGMPVPPSGVAAGNKETGVAVPPPRPTGTPAGLWDRYGRRATDMRLSLTDKCNLRCTYCMPAEGLEWLSKTAVMTKDEIIRIVRIGVNALGVRELRLTGGEPLVRADLVDIISGLRSDHPELPISMTTNGVGLDKKAAALKAAGLTRINVSLDSLHEETFTKLTRRPFLDRVLAGVDAAWAAGLGPVKLNAVLMRGINDAESPDLLAWALGRGYELRFIEQMPLDADHGWTRRNMITAAEIRDLLSRDFVLGQDPRERDGAPAERFEVRRRDSASGEAEGPVLGTVGIIASVTEPFCSDCRRTRITAEGKIMSCLFSREEFDLLGLLREGATDDELAERWQDAMWVKPKAHGMDHTGLGAADFVQPDRSMSAIGG
- a CDS encoding pitrilysin family protein, giving the protein MTVVPLPLEQTLPGGELIHGAEGGSVVRRSVLPGGVRVLTEAMPGQRSATIGFWVAVGSRDEADGQHGSTHFLEHLLFKGTKRRTALEIASAFDEVGGESNAATAKESTCYFARVLDTDLPMAIDVIADMITGAVLDPAELEQERDVILEEIAMDSDDPTDVAHEKFVEAVLGRHPLARPIGGTPDAIKAVARDSVWAHYQRYYRPEELVITAAGGLDHDVVCDLVLDALTAAGWQLDADAAPVKRRGTERAVITGTSGLHVVKRPVEQANIIMGCPTIVATDDRRFVMSVLNAVLGGGMSSRLFQEIREKRGLVYSTYSFTAAYADAGYFGMYAGCTPSKVRQVLELLGVELEKLAKDGITEEELRKAVGQLSGGIVLALEDTGSRMSRLGRAELVSGEFQDIDETLARIQAVTVQEVQDLARELAAAPRTITVVGPFEETETFGL
- a CDS encoding DUF1579 family protein; amino-acid sequence: MDLPSSGQAAEMLHGFIGHWRGITEIAASPWGIARTADAEVVFTRAAGGYAVVQSYRHREADGAHFEGHGMFTVDRDHGDTLWYYVDSMGRPPASPVRGTWNAGTLTLDRRTADGVARHTFRVEDGVLVHTADLRLEGTADFSPLLKSVFRKA